In Flavobacterium gelatinilyticum, a genomic segment contains:
- a CDS encoding RagB/SusD family nutrient uptake outer membrane protein yields MKKIIVIFLLSAGLFVSCTDLEVTPTSFTTEDNYFVTQDDAVASVTAVYASLSLDPGEQSLFGRNLYFLTDMASDYAAAGVSATNPQVRALSSLTHDATSDRVQVAWRQIYAGINRANVSIDNIPKVSGSEVVKTRLINEAKFIRGLLYFQAVRLWGGVPIVLHEPTTIELEKLKTQRKTVDEVYTQIIKDLTDAEALPAAYTAADAGRATSGAAKAILTKVYLTRKDWPNAVLKAREVINGGYGYALFENFQDIFTKSKKNGKEHIFSVQFEPNQAGNGSSGSTFQATSFTGFTATEPADIISDVALFYDIYEDGDTRRDVSYAKQLLNPATGTLYTFPKPIFKKYLDLTNLATPGNVAINFPLIRYADILLSLAEAINEQGTPTPEAFELLNQVRRRAYGKPIATPDAGIDLTALDQAGFRAAIQEERKKEFVQEGQRWFDLVRWGTLVTEVKKVTAKNSVSEKNNLYPIPQSERNIDPVGLPQNPGY; encoded by the coding sequence ATGAAAAAGATTATCGTAATATTCCTTTTAAGTGCCGGTTTATTCGTATCGTGCACCGACCTTGAGGTAACACCAACCTCATTTACCACCGAAGATAACTATTTTGTAACTCAGGATGATGCCGTGGCCAGCGTCACTGCCGTGTATGCTTCACTGAGCCTTGATCCAGGAGAGCAGAGTTTATTTGGAAGAAACTTGTATTTCCTTACAGATATGGCCTCAGATTATGCTGCAGCAGGAGTTTCTGCTACAAATCCGCAGGTTAGAGCTTTAAGCAGTTTAACACACGATGCTACTTCAGACCGTGTTCAGGTAGCGTGGAGACAAATTTATGCAGGCATCAACAGAGCTAATGTTTCTATTGACAATATCCCAAAAGTGTCGGGTTCTGAAGTTGTTAAAACAAGGCTGATCAACGAAGCAAAATTCATTAGAGGATTACTTTATTTTCAGGCAGTTCGCCTTTGGGGCGGTGTGCCGATTGTTTTACACGAACCTACAACAATCGAACTGGAAAAACTAAAAACACAAAGAAAAACAGTTGACGAAGTATATACGCAGATCATAAAAGATCTGACAGATGCTGAAGCTTTACCGGCTGCGTATACTGCTGCCGACGCAGGTCGTGCCACATCCGGAGCGGCAAAAGCAATTCTGACAAAAGTATACCTGACCAGAAAAGACTGGCCTAATGCTGTTTTAAAAGCAAGAGAAGTAATAAACGGAGGTTACGGATATGCTTTGTTCGAAAACTTTCAGGATATCTTTACCAAATCGAAAAAGAACGGAAAAGAACATATTTTCTCTGTCCAGTTTGAGCCGAATCAGGCAGGAAACGGTTCAAGCGGAAGTACCTTTCAGGCAACATCATTTACCGGATTTACAGCAACAGAGCCTGCTGATATTATCTCAGATGTTGCTTTGTTTTATGATATTTACGAAGACGGAGATACAAGAAGAGATGTCAGCTATGCCAAGCAGCTTCTTAATCCGGCGACCGGAACACTTTATACATTCCCAAAACCAATTTTTAAAAAATATCTGGATTTAACCAATCTGGCAACTCCCGGGAACGTGGCGATCAACTTTCCGCTTATTCGTTATGCCGACATTTTATTGTCTTTGGCAGAAGCCATTAACGAACAGGGAACGCCAACACCGGAAGCTTTTGAACTGCTTAATCAGGTACGAAGAAGAGCGTACGGAAAACCCATCGCAACACCCGATGCAGGGATAGATCTAACCGCTCTTGATCAGGCAGGCTTTAGAGCAGCGATTCAGGAAGAACGCAAAAAAGAGTTTGTTCAGGAAGGACAACGCTGGTTCGATCTGGTACGCTGGGGAACATTGGTTACCGAAGTAAAAAAAGTTACCGCTAAAAACTCGGTTTCAGAAAAAAATAATCTTTATCCGATTCCACAAAGCGAAAGAAATATTGACCCTGTCGGGTTACCGCAAAACCCAGGCTATTAA
- a CDS encoding SusC/RagA family TonB-linked outer membrane protein, translating into MKKNIKLILWVTILLASLQFQAQNTIPLIQSKLDGTVVDDITNQPIIGASVNIKGTTHGVVTDVEGKFYFQTGQKFPYTLIVSYIGYKKLEIIVEKNPVIIHLKEERQELDELVVVGYGTQKRKDITGSVASVPKANLSQVTSSADNLLRGAVAGVVVTQSSGRPGASSSVRIRGGNSITAGNEPLYVVDGILIYNDNGNSSAGVANAGASLNVLSTINPADIESMEVLKDASATAIYGSRGANGVVIITTKKGTKGQDNISYQGYFGFQNISKKLDLMNASQWASLRNDVQASIGQAPSFTPAQIEAFKTSGNYDWQSAAFVKAAPLQNHQLSFSGGDERSRYAISAGYFDQEGIVLGSDFKRISLRANYERNYSQNFKFGVNANYSNSVSNGVGTNGNSGRTPNPLVSVVLTAPVVPIKNDDGTYNVTNNPYATSVNGYVPNPINDLENTINETKINRILTSLFGEYKITKKLTAKVAVSGDVLNTKQNYYAPSHTTTGAGTKGLASVGDRLVSSVLNENTLNYNTSFGENHKFSALAGYTLQYTQGEVVTAGANTFINDNTTYNSIQDGVPTKPYSDAFESVLKSWLARVNYSYKGKYNFTLSGRADGSSRFGAESLWGYFPSAGFSWNITDEEFANNIKGVTEAKLRLTAGTTGNQEIGNYLSLASMGSVNYSFGGTLYTGLAPTRLANPDLKWEKTNQYNVGLDLSLLDRKINFVFDVYYKQTKDLLINVPVPLTSGYATVLQNIGGVENKGIEIGLTTENLKTENFSWNSNFVFAANRNKVTAIGNGVNQFFPVVPNGSLLQQQPVIVKVGLPLGTFWGYRTNGIFQTQEEVNTQPKINSLANTKVGDRRYVDTNGDGVITALDKGDLGSSQPKFTGSFSNTVSYKDFDLNFSFQGSYGGKIFNALNQQLEISTLGTNAAAALEDRWTPANPSNEIPRATSSPLGIVSERYVEDASFLRLKLITLGYTLPKSVSKKLGTKSVKFYVSAENLITWTKYTGYDPEVSSYEQNNLYPGIDFGSYPNSKTFISGLNVTF; encoded by the coding sequence ATGAAAAAAAATATAAAACTCATTTTATGGGTTACAATTTTGTTGGCATCCCTGCAATTTCAGGCACAAAATACCATACCTCTTATCCAGTCTAAACTCGACGGAACTGTAGTCGATGACATTACAAATCAGCCTATTATAGGCGCATCCGTTAATATTAAAGGCACAACGCACGGTGTAGTGACAGATGTTGAAGGAAAATTTTATTTTCAGACCGGTCAGAAATTTCCTTATACCTTAATCGTAAGTTACATAGGATATAAAAAACTGGAGATTATTGTAGAGAAAAATCCGGTAATTATTCACTTAAAAGAAGAAAGACAAGAACTGGATGAATTAGTAGTTGTAGGTTACGGAACTCAAAAACGAAAAGACATTACAGGTTCTGTTGCATCGGTGCCAAAAGCTAATTTATCTCAGGTAACCTCATCGGCAGATAACTTACTGCGAGGCGCTGTTGCCGGGGTGGTAGTTACACAAAGTTCGGGACGTCCGGGTGCTTCTTCAAGCGTTCGTATTCGCGGGGGAAATTCAATTACAGCTGGAAATGAACCTTTGTATGTAGTAGATGGAATCCTGATTTACAACGACAACGGAAACAGTTCTGCCGGAGTAGCCAATGCCGGAGCGAGCCTTAACGTTTTATCAACCATAAATCCGGCCGATATTGAGTCTATGGAAGTTCTAAAAGATGCTTCTGCAACAGCGATTTATGGTTCCAGAGGTGCCAACGGTGTTGTCATTATTACCACTAAAAAGGGAACAAAGGGTCAGGACAATATTTCATACCAGGGATATTTTGGATTTCAAAACATATCCAAAAAGCTGGATTTAATGAATGCCAGCCAATGGGCCAGTTTACGAAATGATGTTCAGGCAAGTATTGGTCAGGCGCCTTCTTTTACTCCTGCCCAGATCGAAGCTTTTAAAACTTCCGGAAATTACGACTGGCAGTCGGCGGCTTTTGTAAAAGCGGCACCACTTCAAAATCATCAGCTGTCATTTTCAGGCGGAGATGAAAGATCCCGTTATGCCATTTCAGCTGGCTATTTCGATCAGGAAGGAATTGTACTGGGATCTGATTTTAAACGTATTTCATTGCGCGCAAACTATGAAAGAAACTATTCTCAGAATTTTAAATTTGGTGTCAATGCCAATTACAGTAATTCCGTTTCTAACGGAGTTGGAACTAACGGAAACAGTGGCAGAACGCCAAATCCTTTAGTAAGTGTTGTACTCACTGCGCCAGTAGTTCCTATTAAAAATGACGATGGAACTTACAATGTAACTAATAATCCGTATGCAACTTCTGTAAACGGTTATGTCCCAAATCCAATTAACGATTTGGAAAATACAATCAATGAAACTAAAATCAACCGAATCTTAACCAGTTTGTTTGGTGAATACAAAATCACTAAAAAGCTGACTGCCAAAGTTGCCGTAAGCGGTGACGTTTTAAATACAAAGCAAAACTATTACGCACCATCGCACACTACAACCGGAGCAGGAACAAAGGGTCTGGCTTCTGTAGGCGACCGATTGGTTAGCTCTGTATTAAATGAAAACACACTTAATTACAATACCAGCTTTGGTGAAAACCATAAATTTTCAGCTTTAGCAGGATACACCCTTCAATACACGCAGGGAGAAGTGGTGACAGCAGGAGCTAATACTTTCATCAATGACAATACGACTTACAATTCTATTCAGGATGGTGTACCTACAAAACCATACAGTGATGCTTTTGAAAGTGTCTTAAAATCATGGCTGGCAAGGGTCAACTATTCGTATAAAGGCAAATACAACTTTACTCTTTCCGGACGTGCCGATGGTTCTTCAAGATTTGGTGCCGAGTCGCTTTGGGGATATTTCCCATCTGCCGGATTTTCTTGGAACATTACCGATGAAGAATTTGCCAACAACATCAAAGGCGTAACCGAAGCTAAACTTAGACTTACAGCCGGAACAACAGGAAATCAGGAAATTGGAAATTATCTTTCGCTGGCTTCAATGGGTTCTGTAAATTATTCTTTTGGAGGAACACTTTACACAGGTCTCGCTCCTACCCGACTGGCAAATCCAGATTTGAAATGGGAAAAAACAAATCAGTATAATGTTGGACTGGACTTATCATTATTAGACCGAAAAATCAATTTTGTTTTTGATGTGTATTACAAACAAACCAAAGATCTATTGATTAATGTTCCTGTACCTTTAACTTCCGGTTACGCAACGGTTCTTCAAAATATTGGAGGAGTTGAAAACAAAGGTATCGAGATTGGTCTGACAACCGAAAACCTCAAAACAGAAAACTTTTCATGGAATTCTAATTTCGTATTTGCTGCCAACCGAAACAAAGTTACTGCAATAGGAAACGGCGTTAATCAATTTTTTCCTGTTGTGCCAAACGGTTCGTTATTACAGCAGCAGCCGGTTATTGTAAAAGTAGGTCTGCCTTTGGGAACTTTCTGGGGGTATAGAACAAACGGAATTTTCCAGACTCAGGAAGAAGTTAATACACAGCCCAAAATCAACAGTTTAGCCAATACAAAAGTAGGCGACAGAAGATATGTCGATACGAACGGTGACGGTGTAATTACAGCACTTGACAAAGGTGATCTGGGTTCATCACAGCCAAAATTCACAGGAAGTTTCAGCAACACGGTTTCGTATAAAGATTTTGATCTGAACTTCTCTTTTCAGGGATCATACGGCGGAAAAATCTTCAATGCTTTAAACCAGCAGTTAGAAATTTCTACTCTTGGAACCAATGCCGCCGCTGCTCTCGAAGACCGCTGGACGCCTGCAAATCCTAGTAACGAAATTCCGAGAGCTACAAGTTCTCCGCTTGGAATTGTTTCTGAAAGATATGTAGAAGATGCTTCTTTCTTACGATTAAAATTAATCACTCTTGGTTATACGCTGCCAAAAAGCGTTTCGAAAAAACTGGGAACCAAAAGCGTAAAATTTTATGTTTCTGCCGAAAACTTAATTACATGGACAAAATACACCGGATATGATCCGGAAGTAAGTTCATACGAACAAAACAACTTATATCCGGGAATTGACTTTGGTTCTTATCCAAACTCCAAAACTTTCATTTCAGGTCTGAACGTAACTTTCTAA
- a CDS encoding cytochrome c biogenesis protein has product MNYWIYFSNYAVTAILFWLLCMLFQILKSTQNKAFWILLSASFGAFTMMMFTYHLWQHLGRPPMRTLGETRLWYAVFLPVIGIITYARWKYKWLLNYSLVMACVFLCINYFNPDTYNKALMPALQSIWFIPHVLVYIFSYALLAVSSIVACFGLYKYYKGSYKDEILQLANNLVYVGFGFLSLGLLFGALWAKEAWGHYWTWDPKETWAMLTWLAYLIYIHLRYRYPNKVKPVLITLALSFIVLLLCWFGVNYMPSAAQSVHTYTNT; this is encoded by the coding sequence ATGAATTACTGGATATATTTTTCTAATTACGCTGTTACCGCTATCCTTTTCTGGCTGCTCTGTATGCTCTTTCAAATATTAAAAAGTACACAGAACAAAGCATTTTGGATACTCCTTTCTGCATCATTTGGTGCCTTTACCATGATGATGTTTACGTATCATTTATGGCAGCATCTGGGACGCCCGCCTATGCGTACATTGGGTGAAACAAGGCTTTGGTATGCCGTATTTCTTCCGGTTATCGGCATTATAACCTATGCAAGATGGAAATACAAATGGCTGCTGAATTACAGTCTGGTAATGGCATGTGTATTTTTATGTATCAACTATTTTAATCCTGATACTTACAACAAGGCACTTATGCCCGCCTTACAAAGCATTTGGTTTATACCGCATGTACTGGTTTACATTTTTTCATACGCATTACTTGCTGTTTCATCAATTGTCGCATGTTTTGGATTGTACAAATACTACAAAGGCAGTTATAAAGATGAAATATTACAGCTGGCCAATAACCTCGTTTATGTTGGATTTGGTTTTCTTTCCCTTGGGCTATTATTTGGAGCCTTATGGGCAAAAGAAGCCTGGGGACATTACTGGACCTGGGATCCAAAAGAAACCTGGGCTATGCTTACCTGGCTGGCCTATTTAATTTACATACACTTACGTTACCGTTATCCTAATAAAGTAAAACCGGTTTTAATTACACTGGCGTTGTCGTTTATTGTATTGCTTCTCTGCTGGTTTGGTGTCAATTACATGCCATCTGCCGCACAAAGTGTACACACGTATACCAATACATAA
- a CDS encoding cytochrome c biogenesis protein ResB, with protein MKFVENHQSTKKALWQYPWDYKESFIIALGLLLVGYFLQITTRSSIKAVGAPVNYIMGGVFVAMLLLLHFSSRNHPWVKWLRSVPASVSAIVLVLIQAVIMGTLPQQNFVEGVKPDIFGFSFVLNSWPFIIAQLYFLITLGLATLNRMTPWQWKNWGFVLNHLGLFIAMTAGILGSGNLQRYTMDLYKDQLVWGAKTEKGNTIPMPIAFELKSFDMETFAPKLALADITNNSIETKGVNALRMIEKGDQYEYKNYKIKILDYTENSKFTGNGYFPVNEEGAAPSALIEVKSAAIDTTAWISCGSFATAYSYLQLNDKQAIIMLQPEAKKYSSHVNVFVKDGKNEKAVIEVNKPFKTNGWKIYQLSYDEKFGKWSKLSVIELVRDPWLPVVYSGIFMMIIGAVYLIFKGRGTVV; from the coding sequence ATGAAATTTGTTGAAAATCATCAATCAACTAAGAAAGCATTGTGGCAATATCCGTGGGATTATAAAGAGTCTTTTATAATTGCTTTGGGATTACTGCTGGTCGGCTACTTTTTGCAGATAACTACCAGAAGCAGTATTAAGGCTGTTGGTGCACCCGTAAATTATATTATGGGCGGTGTATTTGTTGCAATGCTTCTTTTATTACATTTTTCAAGCCGGAATCATCCGTGGGTAAAATGGCTCAGATCAGTACCTGCATCTGTGAGCGCTATTGTTTTGGTTCTAATTCAGGCTGTTATAATGGGAACACTTCCACAGCAGAATTTTGTTGAAGGTGTAAAACCGGACATCTTTGGTTTTTCATTTGTTTTAAACAGCTGGCCATTCATCATTGCTCAATTGTATTTCTTAATTACACTGGGACTTGCAACCCTTAACAGAATGACTCCCTGGCAATGGAAAAACTGGGGATTTGTCCTTAACCATCTTGGACTTTTTATTGCCATGACTGCCGGAATTCTCGGAAGTGGGAATTTACAACGCTATACTATGGATTTGTACAAAGATCAATTGGTGTGGGGCGCTAAAACAGAGAAAGGAAATACGATCCCAATGCCCATTGCTTTTGAGCTTAAAAGTTTTGATATGGAAACTTTTGCTCCAAAACTTGCCTTGGCCGATATTACTAATAACAGCATTGAAACCAAAGGAGTAAATGCTCTCAGAATGATTGAAAAAGGCGATCAGTATGAGTACAAAAATTATAAAATTAAAATTCTGGATTATACCGAAAACAGCAAATTTACCGGTAATGGTTATTTTCCTGTAAATGAAGAAGGTGCTGCACCATCGGCTTTAATCGAGGTAAAATCGGCAGCGATTGATACAACTGCCTGGATTAGCTGCGGCAGTTTTGCAACGGCCTATTCTTATTTGCAGCTAAATGACAAACAGGCCATAATCATGTTACAGCCCGAAGCTAAAAAATACAGTTCGCATGTAAATGTATTTGTTAAAGACGGCAAGAATGAAAAAGCCGTAATTGAAGTCAATAAACCTTTTAAAACAAACGGCTGGAAAATTTATCAATTAAGTTATGATGAAAAATTTGGGAAATGGTCTAAGCTTAGTGTGATTGAATTAGTTCGCGATCCGTGGCTTCCAGTGGTTTATTCCGGAATATTCATGATGATTATTGGAGCCGTTTATTTAATATTCAAAGGAAGAGGAACTGTTGTTTAA
- the nrfA gene encoding ammonia-forming cytochrome c nitrite reductase — MAPLKEIIRQKPWLGWVMFGITMLVVFILGLLVNSVMERRTEALFVNKVMAPVGEFESKNEVWGANYPREFQTYYETADTTFTSMYGGGKMRDMLHEDPRMVVLWAGYAFSKDYNQGRGHFYALEDIYNTLRTGAPKGPQDGPQPSSCWVCKSPDVPRMMDKLGIDEFYKQTWAALGTEIVNPIGCADCHDSKTMNLKITRPGLIEAFKEQGKDITKATHNEMRSLVCAQCHVEYYFDKKSVEGAAKVKFPWKNGMTVEDMEKYYDDIEFSDFTHALSKAPILKAQHPDYEIHQMGIHGQRGVSCADCHMPYKSEGGQKFTDHKIQSPLNNVANSCQVCHREEEKTLVANVNERQKKIHDIRIELEDQLVKAHLEAKLAWDKGATEAQMKDILKLIRQSQWRWDFAAASHGGSFHAPLETARVITNGLNKAAEARIALSKVLASLGQTAPIQYPDLSTKEKAQKYIGLDMSKEKANKAEFKKNLLPKWLEEAKKK; from the coding sequence ATGGCTCCTCTTAAAGAAATTATAAGGCAGAAACCCTGGTTAGGATGGGTAATGTTTGGCATTACAATGCTGGTCGTTTTTATACTCGGCTTATTGGTTAACAGCGTAATGGAACGCAGAACAGAAGCATTATTTGTTAACAAAGTTATGGCTCCGGTAGGAGAATTTGAATCTAAAAATGAGGTTTGGGGTGCCAATTATCCAAGAGAATTCCAGACTTATTATGAAACCGCAGATACTACTTTTACCAGTATGTACGGAGGCGGAAAGATGAGAGATATGCTCCACGAAGATCCTCGTATGGTTGTACTTTGGGCGGGTTATGCATTCTCTAAAGATTACAATCAGGGAAGAGGGCATTTTTATGCCTTAGAAGATATTTACAATACATTAAGAACCGGAGCTCCAAAAGGACCGCAGGACGGACCTCAGCCTTCGAGCTGCTGGGTTTGTAAATCTCCGGATGTGCCAAGGATGATGGATAAACTGGGGATTGATGAATTTTACAAGCAAACCTGGGCCGCATTAGGAACCGAAATTGTAAACCCAATCGGGTGTGCTGATTGTCATGATTCTAAAACAATGAACCTTAAAATCACACGTCCAGGTTTGATTGAAGCATTTAAGGAACAAGGAAAAGATATTACAAAAGCTACTCATAATGAAATGCGCTCTTTAGTCTGCGCGCAATGTCACGTTGAATACTATTTTGATAAGAAATCTGTTGAAGGCGCTGCAAAAGTAAAATTCCCATGGAAAAATGGTATGACTGTAGAAGATATGGAGAAATATTATGATGATATTGAATTCAGTGATTTTACACATGCTCTCAGTAAAGCTCCAATCTTAAAAGCGCAGCATCCTGATTACGAAATTCATCAAATGGGGATTCACGGACAAAGAGGTGTTTCGTGTGCAGACTGCCATATGCCTTATAAGAGCGAAGGCGGACAAAAATTTACAGATCACAAAATTCAGTCACCGCTTAATAACGTAGCCAACTCTTGTCAGGTATGTCACAGAGAAGAAGAAAAAACCCTTGTTGCCAATGTAAACGAACGTCAGAAAAAAATTCATGATATCCGTATTGAACTGGAAGATCAGTTGGTAAAAGCGCATCTAGAAGCAAAATTAGCCTGGGATAAAGGGGCAACTGAAGCTCAGATGAAAGATATTTTAAAACTGATTCGTCAGTCGCAATGGCGCTGGGATTTTGCAGCTGCATCGCACGGAGGATCTTTCCATGCTCCTTTAGAAACAGCCAGAGTGATCACAAACGGCCTCAATAAAGCTGCCGAAGCCAGAATTGCGCTTAGTAAAGTACTGGCATCATTAGGACAGACAGCTCCAATTCAGTATCCTGATCTTTCTACCAAAGAAAAAGCTCAAAAATACATTGGACTTGATATGAGTAAGGAAAAAGCAAATAAAGCCGAATTTAAAAAGAACCTGCTTCCAAAATGGCTTGAAGAAGCAAAGAAAAAATAA
- the nrfH gene encoding cytochrome c nitrite reductase small subunit, with product MKKILNYVMPPRKWVPFVIVAVGVGTGLFAYLLYVSNAVSYLSDEPKTCVNCHVMTPFYATWQHSSHARVTTCNDCHVPHNNALNKYFFKAKDGLYHATVFTWRAEPQVIQIKEAGTDVVQKNCQRCHSDLNANVSTTGVTLADKKHGEGKLCWDCHREVPHGKINSLSSAPNARVPMLESPVPEWLHKQTDSIEIAKKKKAEQTK from the coding sequence ATGAAGAAGATTTTAAATTATGTGATGCCCCCGCGTAAATGGGTTCCCTTTGTGATAGTAGCTGTAGGCGTAGGAACAGGGTTATTCGCTTATCTCTTATATGTATCAAATGCGGTCTCATATCTTTCAGATGAACCCAAAACATGTGTAAACTGCCATGTTATGACGCCTTTTTATGCAACCTGGCAGCATAGCTCTCATGCTCGTGTTACAACCTGCAACGATTGTCATGTGCCGCACAATAATGCATTAAATAAATATTTCTTTAAAGCAAAAGACGGCCTTTATCACGCAACAGTATTTACATGGCGGGCTGAACCGCAGGTTATTCAGATAAAAGAAGCCGGAACAGATGTGGTACAGAAAAACTGCCAGCGCTGTCATTCTGATCTTAATGCGAATGTAAGTACAACAGGTGTAACCCTTGCCGACAAAAAACACGGGGAAGGAAAATTGTGCTGGGATTGCCATCGTGAAGTGCCTCACGGAAAAATAAACAGTCTGTCATCTGCACCAAATGCAAGGGTTCCAATGCTGGAATCGCCTGTTCCGGAATGGCTTCACAAACAAACTGACAGCATCGAAATTGCAAAAAAGAAAAAAGCAGAACAAACTAAATAA
- a CDS encoding magnesium transporter MgtE N-terminal domain-containing protein: MKTWLDKWNPEDEAYWNSGGSKIAWRTLIITTITLTLSFASWFMMSVIAVKLPGLGFNFSKDQLFWLTAIPGLAAGFLRIIHTFLLPIFGTRHIVSFATAIKLIPVIGIGFAIMDVNTPFWVFAVLAFTTGFGGGDFSSYMPSTSLFFPQRLKGTALGIQAGIGNFGVSLAQFVTPMVISIGIFGASTVFTSIDPKETLAVFQNSPIERQKEVFSALDTEVQVRILSNVKKNVVDSVSTAVNSQDNTIIFSSLPVKAKAKAIANANPKLAEKILNNISAENTAVKNKPIYLQSAAFWFAPFLIIMALVSWFYLKSIPMKASVKEQLDIFSNKHTWYCTITYVMTFGTFAGLSAAFPLMIKFLYGDFPNAPDPLVYAFYGPLIGSASRIAFGFVADKVGGAILTTITGLGILAGSVLLITEDLVAPTSMDQFPLFVTVILAMFFFTGIGNAGTFRQYPVIFKENPRQAAGVIGWTAAIAAFGPFIFSKLIGNNISANGTVNQFFLGVAFFAILATGINWWFYNRKNCEKPS; this comes from the coding sequence ATGAAAACCTGGTTAGACAAGTGGAACCCTGAAGATGAGGCATACTGGAATTCTGGAGGCAGTAAGATTGCATGGAGAACTTTAATTATAACAACAATTACATTAACGCTGTCATTTGCCTCATGGTTTATGATGAGTGTTATTGCAGTTAAGTTACCCGGATTAGGATTTAATTTTTCAAAAGACCAGCTTTTCTGGTTAACTGCTATACCGGGATTAGCAGCAGGATTTCTGCGAATTATTCATACTTTCCTGCTGCCAATATTTGGGACAAGACATATTGTATCTTTTGCAACGGCCATTAAATTGATTCCGGTAATTGGGATTGGCTTTGCTATTATGGATGTAAATACACCATTCTGGGTTTTTGCGGTCTTAGCATTTACAACAGGTTTTGGCGGTGGAGATTTTTCTTCTTACATGCCAAGTACAAGTTTGTTTTTCCCGCAGCGTTTAAAAGGAACAGCGCTTGGGATACAGGCGGGAATTGGAAATTTTGGTGTTTCGCTGGCACAATTCGTAACACCTATGGTGATTAGTATTGGAATTTTTGGTGCATCAACTGTATTTACCAGTATTGATCCGAAAGAAACCCTTGCCGTATTTCAAAATTCACCGATAGAGAGACAAAAAGAAGTTTTTTCAGCTCTTGATACTGAAGTACAGGTAAGAATATTATCTAATGTAAAGAAAAATGTAGTCGATTCTGTAAGCACAGCAGTAAACTCTCAGGATAATACGATTATATTTTCGTCACTTCCTGTGAAGGCAAAAGCAAAAGCAATTGCAAACGCGAATCCAAAATTAGCCGAAAAAATACTAAACAATATTAGTGCAGAAAATACGGCTGTTAAAAATAAACCAATCTACCTGCAGTCTGCTGCATTTTGGTTTGCACCATTTTTAATCATTATGGCACTTGTAAGCTGGTTTTATTTAAAAAGTATACCAATGAAAGCTTCTGTGAAAGAACAGCTGGACATCTTTTCAAACAAACATACTTGGTATTGTACCATAACCTACGTGATGACTTTTGGAACTTTTGCAGGCCTTTCTGCCGCATTCCCGCTTATGATTAAATTTTTATACGGAGATTTTCCAAATGCACCTGACCCGCTGGTATATGCATTTTATGGCCCGCTGATTGGTTCTGCAAGCCGAATTGCTTTTGGATTTGTGGCCGATAAAGTAGGAGGTGCTATCTTAACTACGATAACAGGATTAGGAATTTTAGCAGGATCAGTACTTTTAATAACAGAAGATCTGGTTGCACCAACAAGTATGGATCAGTTCCCGCTTTTTGTAACAGTAATTCTGGCAATGTTCTTTTTTACCGGAATTGGTAATGCAGGTACTTTTAGACAATATCCGGTCATCTTTAAAGAAAATCCGCGTCAGGCAGCAGGGGTTATTGGATGGACAGCTGCAATAGCTGCTTTCGGACCTTTTATCTTTTCTAAATTGATAGGAAATAACATTTCTGCCAACGGAACCGTAAATCAATTCTTTCTTGGTGTCGCTTTTTTTGCTATATTAGCTACAGGTATCAATTGGTGGTTCTATAATCGTAAGAATTGTGAAAAACCAAGTTAA